One window from the genome of Cricetulus griseus strain 17A/GY chromosome 2, alternate assembly CriGri-PICRH-1.0, whole genome shotgun sequence encodes:
- the Egr1 gene encoding early growth response protein 1 isoform X2 — protein MAAAKAEMQLMSPLQISDPFGSFPHSPTMDNYPKLEEMMLLSNGAPQFLGAAGTPEGSGGGSSSSSSSGGGGGGGSNSGSSAFNPQGEPGEQPYEHLTTESFSDIALNNEKAMVETSYPSQTTRLPPITYTGRFSLEPAPNSGNTLWPEPLFSLVSGLVSMTNPPASSSSAPSPAASTSSSASQSPPLSCAVPSNDSSPIYSAAPTFPTPNTDIFPEPQSQAFPGSAGTALQYPPPAYPAAKGGFQVPMIPDYLFPQQQGDLGLGTPDQKPFQGLENRTQQPSLTPLSTIKAFATQSGSQDLKALNTTYQSQLIKPSRMRKYPNRPSKTPPHERPYACPVESCDRRFSRSDELTRHIRIHTGQKPFQCRICMRNFSRSDHLTTHIRTHTGEKPFACDICGRKFARSDERKRHTKIHLRQKDKKADKSVVASSATSSLSSYPSPVATSYPSPATTSFPSPVPTSYSSPGSSTYPSPAHSGFPSPSVATTYASVPPAFPAQVSSFPSAAVTNSFSTSTGLSDMTATFSPRTIEIC, from the exons ATGGCAGCGGCCAAGGCCGAGATGCAGTTGATGTCCCCGCTGCAGATCTCTGACCCGTTCGGCTCCTTTCCTCACTCACCCACCATGGACAACTACCCTAAACTGGAGGAGATGATGCTGCTGAGCAACGGGGCTCCCCAGTTCCTTGGTGCCGCCGGAACCCCAGAGGGCAGcggcggcggcagcagcagcagcagcagcagcggggGCGGTGGTGGGGGCGGCAGCAACAGCGGCAGCAGCGCCTTCAATCCTCAGGGGGAGCCGGGAGAACAACCCTACGAGCACCTGACCACAG AGTCTTTTTCTGACATCGCTCTGAATAATGAGAAGGCGATGGTGGAGACAAGTTATCCCAGCCAAACTACTCGGTTGCCTCCCATCACCTACACTGGTCGGTTCTCCCTGGAGCCTGCACCCAACAGTGGCAACACTTTGTGGCCTGAACCCCTTTTCAGCCTAGTCAGTGGCCTCGTGAGCATGACCAATCCTCCGGCTTCTTCATCCTCAGCACCTTCTCCAGCAGCTTCAacgtcttcctctgcctcccagagcccACCCCTGAGCTGTGCTGTGCCATCCAACGACAGCAGTCCCATTTACTCAGCTGCACCCACCTTTCCCACTCCCAACACTGACATTTTTCCTGAGCCCCAAAGCCAGGCTTTTCCCGGCTCAGCAGGCACTGCCCTACAGTACCCGCCTCCTGCCTACCCTGCCGCCAAGGGTGGCTTCCAGGTTCCCATGATCCCTGACTATCTGTTCCCACAACAACAGGGAGACCTGGGCCTGGGCACCCCAGACCAGAAGCCCTTCCAGGGTCTGGAGAACCGTACCCAGCAGCCTTCACTTACTCCACTATCCACTATTAAAGCCTTCGCCACTCAGTCGGGATCCCAGGACTTAAAGGCTCTTAATACCACCTACCAATCCCAACTCATCAAACCCAGCCGCATGCGCAAGTACCCTAACCGGCCCAGCAAGACACCCCCCCACGAACGTCCTTATGCCTGCCCAGTGGAATCCTGCGATCGCCGTTTTTCTCGCTCTGACGAGCTCACCCGTCACATCCGCATCCACACGGGCCAGAAGCCGTTCCAGTGTCGAATCTGCATGCGCAACTTTAGTCGCAGTGACCACCTTACCACTCACATCCGCACCCACACAGGCGAGAAGCCTTTTGCCTGTGACATTTGTGGGAGAAAGTTTGCCAGAAGTGATGAACGCAAGAGGCATACCAAAATCCACTTACGACAGAAGGACAAGAAAGCAGACAAAAGTGTTGTGGCCTCTTCGGccacctcttccctctcttcctaccCATCCCCAGTGGCTACCTCTTACCCATCCCCTGCCACCACCTCATTTCCATCCCCTGTGCCCACCTCCTACTCCTCTCCTGGCTCCTCGACCTACCCATCTCCTGCACACAGTGGCTTCCCCTCGCCCTCAGTGGCCACCACCTATGCCTCCGTTCCACCTGCTTTCCCTGCCCAGGTCAGCAGCTTCCCATCTGCAGCTGTCACTAACTCCTTCAGCACTTCAACTGGGCTTTCGGACATGACAGCCACCTTTTCTCCAAGGACAATTGAAATTTgctaa
- the Reep2 gene encoding receptor expression-enhancing protein 2 isoform X2, producing the protein MNKRFREEGWAVRVKAHAQPQQLLQPSPPASGSCILARAGSPPRHGVLDHLSPGGVSAQADSGLARVGGEGGRLIFGTLYPAYSSYKAVKTKNVKEYVKWMMYWIVFAFFTTAETLTDIILSWFPFYFELKIAFVIWLLSPYTKGSSVLYRKFVHPTLSNKEKEIDEYITQARDKSYETMMRVGKRGLNLAANAAVTAAAKGQGVLSEKLRSFSMQDLTLIRDEDALPLQGSDGRLRPGPGALLDTIEDLDDPGLSVRSSTSQADPRTETSEDDLGDKAPKRTKSIKKVPKAEPVASKTLKTRPKKKSSGGGDSA; encoded by the exons ATGAACAAGCGATTTAGAGAGGAAGGCTGGGCAGTGAGGGTGAAGGCGCATGCCCAGCCACAGCAG CTCCTGCAGCCCTCACCGCCGGCCTCGGGCAGCTGCATCCTAGCCCGGGCTGGGTCCCCGCCCCGCCATGGTGTCCTGGATCATCTCTCGCCTGGTGGTGTGAGTGCGCAGGCAGATTCGGGGCTCGCCCGGGTAGGGGGTGAGGGGGGCCG GCTCATCTTTGGCACCCTGTACCCAGCCTATTCCTCCTACAAGGCTGTGAAGACCAAAAACGTGAAGGAGTAT GTAAAGTGGATGATGTACTGGATTGTCTTTGCCTTCTTTACCACAGCTGAGACACTCACGGATATAATCCTGTCCTG GTTCCCCTTCTACTTTGAGCTCAAGATTGCTTTTGTGATATGGCTGTTGTCTCCTTACACCAAGGGCTCCAGCGTTCTCTACCGCAAGTTCGTGCATCCTACACTGTCCAACAAGGAAAAG GAGATCGACGAATACATCACACAAGCCCGAGACAAGAGCTATGAGACCATGATGAGGGTGGGCAAGAGGGGCCTGAACTTGGCTGCCAATGCGGCAGTCACGGCGGCTGCCAAG GGCCAGGGGGTGCTGTCCGAAAAGCTCCGGAGCTTCAGCATGCAAGACCTGACTCTCATTCGAGATGAGGATGCGTTGCCACTGCAGGGGTCAGACGGCCGTCTCCGGCCTGGCCCTGGGGCTCTCCTGGACACCATTGAGGACTTAG ATGACCCTGGCCTGAGTGTAAGGTCTAGCACAAGCCAGGCAGATCCCCGGACAGAGACCTCAGAAGATGACCTGGGAGACAAGGCACCCAAGAGGACCAAATCAATCAAAAAAGTGCCCAAAGCTGAG CCAGTGGCATCCAAGACGCTGAAGACTCGGCCCAAGAAGAAGAGTTCTGGAGGGGGTGACTCAGCTTGA